The proteins below come from a single Streptomyces tubercidicus genomic window:
- a CDS encoding protein-tyrosine phosphatase family protein: MTTTWNATDAGVLRLPSGRLIRGRGLRRPLPAGPAPAFAVYLLGKQPPEVPWESRWLRWPDFRLPSSHTEARTVLRTAWARADADRVEIACAGGRGRTGTALACLAVLDGVPAAEAVDFVRRNYDPRAVETPWQKRYVRRFAD, translated from the coding sequence ATGACCACTACCTGGAACGCCACCGACGCCGGGGTCCTCAGGCTTCCTTCCGGCCGCCTGATCCGGGGCCGGGGGCTTCGGCGACCGCTGCCGGCCGGTCCGGCGCCGGCCTTCGCCGTCTATCTCCTCGGCAAGCAGCCGCCCGAGGTCCCCTGGGAGTCCCGGTGGCTGCGCTGGCCCGACTTCCGGCTGCCCAGCAGCCATACCGAGGCCCGGACCGTATTGCGTACGGCATGGGCGCGGGCCGACGCCGACCGCGTCGAGATCGCCTGCGCCGGTGGCCGGGGCCGGACCGGGACGGCGCTGGCCTGTCTCGCTGTCCTGGACGGCGTACCGGCCGCCGAGGCAGTGGACTTCGTACGCCGCAACTACGACCCCCGGGCCGTCGAAACCCCCTGGCAGAAGCGCTACGTCCGCCGCTTCGCCGACTGA
- the murJ gene encoding murein biosynthesis integral membrane protein MurJ encodes MNAQGQQHGGRDEGGHVLPEDTVPRTAGEPIPEPKAPGSGASGLLKSSAVMAAGTIVSRITGFLRTLVMAAAIGVGPLNDSYQVANVLPTMIYILVGGGALNAVFVPQLVRAMKKDDDGGEAYANRLITLVMVVLAGVTAICVLAAPLLVHLMSPDIAADPQRMAVTVTFARYCLPTMFFMGAHVVLGQILNARGRFGAMMWTPVLNNILIIAAFGSFIWAFGGFTDSRVSPSTVTPEGVRLLGLGTLLGLAVQALAMLPYLRDARFRLRPRFDFRGHGLGKAMGLAKWTVLFVLANQASLTVVTQLATKAGSLADRAGYTGSGITAYNYAILLWQMPQAIITVSVMTAVLPRMSRAVQDDDVTAIREDISHGLRTSAVAIVPCAFAFLALGVPMATLLYAGSGAEGAQGIGHVLMAFGLGLIPYSVQYVVLRGFYAYEDTRTPFYNTVIVAAVNAAASGACFALLPPRWAVAGMAASYGLGYAVGVGTAWRRLRKRLGGDLDGSRVLRTYARLVAAALPAALAGGGVAYAVTQAVGSDALGSLVTLLAGGSVLLGVFVLLAHWMRVAELRAMVGMVRGRLGR; translated from the coding sequence ATGAACGCGCAGGGGCAGCAGCACGGCGGTCGGGACGAGGGGGGCCACGTCCTGCCCGAGGACACGGTCCCCCGGACCGCCGGTGAGCCGATACCCGAGCCGAAGGCGCCGGGGAGTGGCGCCTCGGGTCTGCTGAAGTCCAGCGCCGTCATGGCGGCGGGCACCATCGTCTCCCGCATCACCGGATTCCTCCGCACGCTCGTGATGGCCGCGGCCATCGGCGTCGGCCCCCTCAACGACTCGTACCAGGTCGCCAATGTCCTGCCCACGATGATCTACATCCTGGTCGGCGGCGGCGCACTGAACGCCGTCTTCGTACCGCAGCTCGTCCGCGCCATGAAGAAGGACGACGACGGTGGCGAGGCCTACGCCAACCGTCTGATCACCCTGGTCATGGTGGTGCTGGCCGGTGTCACCGCCATCTGCGTCCTGGCGGCTCCGCTGCTGGTGCACCTGATGTCGCCGGATATCGCCGCCGACCCGCAGCGGATGGCCGTCACCGTCACCTTCGCCCGGTACTGCCTGCCCACCATGTTCTTCATGGGCGCCCATGTGGTGCTCGGACAGATCCTCAACGCCCGGGGCCGCTTCGGCGCGATGATGTGGACCCCGGTCCTCAACAACATCCTGATCATCGCGGCGTTCGGGAGCTTCATCTGGGCCTTCGGCGGCTTCACCGACTCCCGCGTCAGCCCCTCCACCGTCACCCCCGAAGGCGTACGGCTGCTGGGCCTCGGCACCCTCCTGGGCCTCGCCGTACAAGCGCTGGCGATGCTGCCGTACCTGCGCGACGCCCGCTTCAGGCTCCGGCCGCGTTTCGACTTCCGGGGGCACGGTCTCGGCAAGGCCATGGGCCTGGCCAAATGGACGGTGCTCTTCGTCCTCGCCAACCAGGCCAGCCTGACCGTCGTCACGCAACTGGCCACCAAGGCCGGCTCGCTCGCCGACCGGGCCGGGTACACCGGCTCCGGGATCACCGCCTACAACTACGCCATCCTGCTGTGGCAGATGCCGCAGGCCATCATCACCGTGTCGGTGATGACCGCGGTGCTGCCACGGATGTCCCGCGCGGTTCAGGACGACGATGTGACCGCGATCCGCGAGGACATCTCCCACGGCCTGCGGACCTCCGCCGTCGCCATCGTGCCCTGCGCGTTCGCCTTCCTGGCGCTGGGTGTGCCGATGGCCACGCTGCTCTACGCCGGCTCCGGCGCCGAGGGCGCCCAGGGCATCGGCCACGTCCTCATGGCCTTCGGCCTGGGGCTCATTCCCTACTCGGTGCAATACGTGGTGCTGCGCGGCTTCTACGCCTACGAGGACACCCGGACGCCCTTCTACAACACCGTCATCGTCGCCGCGGTGAACGCCGCCGCGTCCGGGGCGTGTTTCGCCCTCCTCCCGCCCCGCTGGGCCGTCGCCGGAATGGCCGCCTCGTACGGTCTGGGCTACGCGGTCGGCGTCGGAACCGCCTGGCGCCGCCTGCGCAAGCGACTCGGCGGCGATCTGGACGGCTCACGCGTCCTGCGTACCTACGCCCGGCTCGTTGCGGCGGCGCTCCCCGCGGCACTCGCCGGCGGCGGCGTGGCCTACGCGGTCACCCAGGCCGTCGGCAGCGACGCCCTGGGTTCACTCGTCACGCTGCTGGCCGGCGGGAGCGTGCTGCTCGGCGTCTTCGTGCTGCTCGCGCACTGGATGCGGGTGGCGGAACTCCGCGCGATGGTCGGCATGGTCCGGGGGCGCCTCGGCCGCTGA
- a CDS encoding S1 family peptidase, with amino-acid sequence MKHTRVPTPRTVLTGAGLVVALTAATLTLQTADAAPAKAPDPPTASAAGQRAKGISSTLGADGAGAYYDAAHHKLIINVTTEAAAAKARAAGADARVVKHSLASLDAARATLKKQATIPGTSWGMDPRTNRVVITADRTVRGTKLAQLKRVAAALGDRAVVRQSAGTLRPLIAGGDAIWGTRARCSLGFNVTRGGQPYFLTAGHCTNAVRNWSATQGGEEFAVTEAGTFPGDDFGIVKYTDEDVVHPSAVDLYNGSTQAITRAGDPIVGQKVRRSGGSTHVHEGDVTAVEVTANYQEGAVDGLIQATLCAEAGDSGGSLFEGDTALGLTSGGRGECSAGGVTYYQPVREALQKTGAQLG; translated from the coding sequence TTGAAGCACACCCGCGTACCGACGCCCCGCACCGTCCTCACCGGTGCCGGTCTGGTGGTGGCCCTGACCGCCGCCACACTCACTCTGCAGACCGCCGATGCCGCCCCCGCCAAGGCCCCCGACCCGCCGACGGCCAGCGCCGCCGGACAGCGCGCCAAGGGCATCAGCTCCACCCTCGGCGCCGACGGGGCAGGCGCCTACTACGACGCCGCGCACCACAAACTCATCATCAACGTGACCACCGAGGCCGCCGCTGCCAAGGCGCGGGCGGCCGGTGCCGATGCCAGGGTGGTCAAGCACTCGCTCGCCTCGCTGGACGCCGCCCGCGCGACCCTCAAGAAGCAGGCCACCATCCCCGGCACCTCCTGGGGCATGGACCCCAGGACCAACAGGGTCGTCATCACCGCCGACCGCACGGTCCGGGGCACCAAGCTGGCGCAGCTCAAGCGGGTCGCCGCCGCGCTCGGTGACCGGGCCGTCGTCCGGCAGTCGGCGGGCACCCTCCGGCCGCTGATCGCCGGCGGTGACGCCATCTGGGGCACCCGGGCACGCTGCTCGCTCGGCTTCAACGTCACCAGGGGCGGACAGCCGTACTTCCTGACCGCGGGGCACTGCACCAACGCCGTACGGAACTGGTCCGCGACACAGGGGGGCGAGGAGTTCGCGGTGACGGAGGCCGGGACCTTCCCCGGTGACGACTTCGGGATCGTGAAGTACACCGACGAAGACGTCGTGCACCCCAGCGCGGTGGATCTCTACAACGGCAGCACGCAGGCCATCACCCGGGCGGGCGATCCCATCGTGGGCCAGAAGGTGCGGCGCAGCGGCGGCTCCACGCATGTGCACGAGGGTGATGTCACCGCGGTCGAGGTGACAGCCAACTACCAGGAGGGCGCGGTCGACGGTCTGATCCAGGCCACCCTCTGCGCGGAGGCCGGGGACAGCGGCGGCTCGCTCTTCGAGGGGGACACCGCGCTCGGCCTGACCTCGGGCGGCAGGGGTGAGTGTTCCGCGGGCGGGGTGACCTACTACCAGCCCGTGCGCGAGGCCCTCCAGAAGACCGGAGCGCAGCTCGGCTGA
- a CDS encoding acyltransferase family protein, which produces MHPLSGPSFESTAMAGSPLAGQGEAKKPPDADSGSAVPRRLDSLTGLRFAAAVAVLYAHCRLMIDPHLAETLGPEVWLGGSSVSLFFILSGYVLTHSARPDDTARAFWRRRAAKIFPNHVLTWCVVVIALAGAGTAAVTTGTGIVATVADLFLVQTWVPSHMFVSAGNPVSWSLAAEVFFYLLFPVLLPWVKRLSPRGLLIGSATAIAVVWSWPVFSALVVNPEGAFFPDYWFLYMLPVTRLPEFILGMMAARIASSGLRIPRIGVIPAALGVISAVVMNPEFLPQRFLYAASTVAPLVVLVYATAELDLRDRKSLLRTRPLVFLGEISYAVYLVHLLLLGLLYLALRNHGWSNLGVVLVGLPVVLLASWLMHAGVERPCVRRFSTPRARARTRTGAAS; this is translated from the coding sequence GTGCACCCTCTTTCCGGTCCGTCGTTCGAGTCAACCGCCATGGCGGGCAGCCCCCTTGCCGGTCAGGGGGAGGCGAAGAAACCGCCGGACGCGGACAGCGGATCCGCTGTCCCCAGACGGCTGGATTCGCTGACGGGTCTGCGCTTCGCCGCCGCGGTCGCAGTCCTCTATGCGCACTGCCGGCTGATGATCGACCCGCATCTCGCCGAGACCCTCGGGCCCGAAGTATGGCTGGGCGGAAGCTCGGTATCGCTTTTCTTCATTCTGAGCGGCTATGTGCTCACCCACTCCGCACGCCCGGACGACACCGCCCGCGCGTTCTGGCGGCGACGGGCCGCCAAAATTTTTCCCAATCACGTCCTGACGTGGTGTGTGGTGGTCATTGCCCTGGCGGGTGCCGGTACGGCGGCCGTCACCACGGGTACCGGGATCGTGGCCACTGTCGCCGACCTTTTCCTGGTGCAGACCTGGGTCCCCAGCCACATGTTCGTCTCCGCGGGAAATCCCGTTTCCTGGTCCCTCGCCGCCGAAGTGTTCTTCTACCTTCTTTTCCCCGTACTGCTGCCCTGGGTCAAGCGGCTGTCGCCCCGCGGGCTGCTGATCGGCTCGGCAACGGCGATCGCGGTCGTCTGGTCGTGGCCGGTGTTCTCCGCACTCGTGGTCAACCCTGAGGGCGCCTTCTTCCCCGATTACTGGTTTCTGTACATGCTGCCGGTCACCCGGCTTCCCGAATTCATCCTCGGCATGATGGCGGCGCGTATCGCCTCGTCGGGCCTCCGGATTCCGCGGATAGGAGTGATTCCGGCCGCGCTGGGAGTCATCAGTGCGGTCGTCATGAACCCCGAGTTTCTGCCGCAGCGCTTTCTGTACGCGGCGTCGACCGTGGCCCCGCTCGTCGTACTGGTCTATGCGACCGCCGAGCTGGATCTGCGCGACCGGAAATCGCTGCTGCGCACCCGGCCTTTGGTGTTCCTCGGTGAAATCTCGTATGCCGTGTATCTCGTCCATCTCCTGCTGCTGGGGCTGCTGTACCTGGCGCTGAGGAACCACGGCTGGAGCAATCTCGGTGTAGTGCTGGTCGGCCTTCCCGTCGTACTGCTGGCCTCATGGCTTATGCACGCAGGGGTGGAGCGCCCCTGCGTGCGCCGCTTCTCCACACCGCGAGCCCGTGCCCGCACCCGTACGGGAGCTGCCTCATGA
- a CDS encoding class I SAM-dependent methyltransferase, whose amino-acid sequence MTNKRSEQIAAHRPRYQDELAYGLERFFDPERATCPWCASARLSRRLRTTNHPQRKPGNFVLDQCRNCGHVFQNPRLSADGLDFYYRDCYDGLGEATMARMAASPLAVKLYRARARAQLPFGRPARWLDVGTGHGHFCAEAQRIHPRTEFHGLDWGEGVEIGVRNGRIARAYRGSFAGLAGQLTSQYDVVSMYHYLEHTLAPRQELAAAHTALRRGGHLLIEVPDPQSAAARLLGRWWGPWLQPQHLHLIPLDNLCGALAEQGFTVVATNRREPHIPTDLTSAAVNVLNSVLPGEDLPWLPRKPGPVSRLVRGLSLLAAAPALLVLFGIDILLAPLTRRTPLSNAYRVIARRD is encoded by the coding sequence GTGACGAACAAGCGAAGCGAGCAGATCGCCGCCCACAGACCCCGCTACCAGGACGAACTGGCGTATGGGCTGGAGCGGTTCTTCGATCCGGAGCGCGCCACCTGCCCCTGGTGCGCCTCCGCCCGTCTGAGCCGGCGGCTGCGCACCACCAACCATCCCCAGCGCAAACCGGGGAACTTCGTCCTCGACCAGTGCCGCAACTGCGGGCATGTCTTCCAGAACCCCCGGCTGAGCGCGGACGGGCTGGATTTCTACTACCGCGACTGCTACGACGGCCTGGGCGAGGCCACGATGGCGCGGATGGCCGCCTCGCCGCTGGCGGTCAAGCTCTACCGGGCCCGCGCACGAGCGCAGCTCCCGTTCGGCCGCCCCGCACGCTGGCTGGACGTGGGTACCGGCCACGGCCACTTCTGCGCCGAGGCCCAGCGCATCCACCCGCGTACCGAATTCCACGGTCTCGATTGGGGCGAGGGCGTCGAGATCGGCGTACGCAACGGCCGCATCGCCCGCGCCTACCGGGGGTCCTTCGCCGGGCTGGCGGGCCAACTCACGTCCCAGTACGACGTGGTGAGCATGTACCACTACCTGGAACACACGCTGGCGCCGCGGCAGGAGCTGGCCGCCGCGCATACGGCGCTGCGGCGCGGCGGGCACCTGCTGATCGAAGTGCCCGACCCGCAGTCCGCCGCTGCCCGGTTGCTCGGCCGCTGGTGGGGACCGTGGCTCCAGCCACAGCACCTGCACCTCATCCCGCTGGACAACCTCTGCGGGGCACTGGCCGAGCAGGGTTTCACCGTCGTGGCCACCAACCGGCGGGAGCCGCATATCCCCACCGATCTGACCTCCGCCGCGGTGAATGTGCTCAACTCCGTGCTGCCGGGCGAGGATCTGCCCTGGCTGCCCAGGAAACCGGGCCCGGTCAGCCGCTTGGTCCGCGGGCTTTCACTGCTGGCCGCCGCGCCCGCCCTGCTCGTCCTCTTCGGGATCGACATCCTGCTGGCACCTCTCACCCGGCGCACGCCGCTCTCCAACGCCTACCGGGTGATCGCCCGCCGGGACTGA
- a CDS encoding glycosyltransferase encodes MHILIATAGSHGDVAPYTGLGARLRQAGHRVVVATHARSTEAVRRSGLGFRPLPLDRYAATGAGSPQGHAAGKSGSGADLSKVEQIKLARELAPEMADAVADACASGAEVVLLSSSLAPLGLVAAEGLGLPSLGVFLQPLAPTREFPPVIFDMPSMGPFTNRAAARCAESLLTRAFAPGVRHLQRRLGVPPAALERRRATWPVQHGFSPVVVPRPADWRPGMEVAGYWWPSEDRDWTPEPLLADFLSAGPPPVYVGFGSMRPADPEQLGRLVARALKLAGVRGVVQASWAGLSVAGDEVLTVGEVPHAWLFPRMAAVVHHAGAGTTAAGLRAGVPAVPVPMMLDQPFWASRLTALRVSPGRVPFRRLSAENLAEAVRKAVHDPRYRHRARQVSSLIGAEDGAGRVLTAVERLAGR; translated from the coding sequence ATGCACATCCTCATCGCTACCGCAGGTTCACACGGGGACGTGGCCCCCTACACCGGGCTCGGTGCCCGGCTGCGGCAAGCCGGGCACCGGGTGGTGGTGGCCACCCATGCGCGCTCGACCGAGGCGGTCCGCCGCAGCGGCCTCGGCTTCCGCCCGCTTCCGCTCGACCGGTACGCCGCCACCGGAGCGGGTTCCCCCCAGGGGCACGCGGCAGGGAAGAGCGGCTCCGGGGCCGACCTCTCCAAGGTCGAACAGATAAAGCTGGCAAGGGAATTGGCGCCGGAGATGGCCGATGCGGTGGCGGACGCGTGTGCGTCGGGGGCCGAAGTCGTGCTGCTGTCGAGCAGTTTGGCGCCCCTGGGGCTCGTGGCGGCGGAGGGTCTGGGACTGCCGAGCCTCGGCGTCTTCCTGCAACCCCTCGCCCCCACCCGGGAGTTCCCGCCGGTCATCTTTGACATGCCGTCGATGGGACCGTTCACCAACCGGGCCGCGGCACGCTGCGCCGAGTCCTTGCTGACCCGGGCCTTCGCCCCTGGCGTGCGCCATCTGCAGCGCCGGCTGGGCGTGCCGCCGGCCGCCCTCGAACGGCGGCGCGCCACCTGGCCCGTCCAGCACGGTTTCAGCCCGGTGGTGGTTCCCCGGCCGGCCGACTGGCGGCCGGGGATGGAGGTGGCGGGCTACTGGTGGCCGTCGGAGGACCGTGACTGGACGCCGGAGCCCCTGCTCGCGGACTTTCTGTCCGCCGGCCCGCCACCGGTGTATGTGGGCTTCGGCAGTATGCGGCCCGCCGATCCGGAGCAGCTGGGGCGTCTGGTGGCCCGCGCCCTGAAGCTCGCCGGGGTACGCGGTGTCGTCCAGGCGAGCTGGGCCGGTCTGTCGGTGGCCGGGGACGAGGTGCTGACCGTGGGCGAGGTGCCGCACGCCTGGCTGTTTCCGCGGATGGCGGCCGTCGTCCATCACGCGGGGGCCGGCACCACGGCGGCCGGTCTGCGCGCGGGGGTACCGGCGGTCCCGGTGCCGATGATGCTGGACCAGCCGTTCTGGGCGTCGCGTCTCACGGCACTCAGGGTCAGCCCGGGAAGGGTGCCGTTCCGGCGGCTGTCCGCGGAGAACCTGGCGGAAGCGGTACGGAAGGCCGTACACGACCCGCGCTACCGCCATCGCGCCCGCCAGGTCTCGTCGTTGATCGGCGCCGAGGACGGCGCCGGACGGGTCCTGACGGCCGTGGAGCGGCTGGCGGGGCGGTGA
- a CDS encoding ankyrin repeat domain-containing protein, which yields MGSGGPRTVEARAVDDCPTLPTRRVPPAVARCATARGGLGRRIVRFAGANPDTESRGEPGSAGLPLCAAACWDHAETVHALLAHGADPNLREDDGTSFTPLMWAAANGHHRTARLLLEGRADPDAGHGGRTPLMAAAERGSIAVVRALLRHGAAPRLTDAQGRTACDMARELSGKDVEGELRRKAGASPDAPGEILRSPRPEGTELVQLLIRAPGGIHTAEYQQETGHAAIVALLEENAPD from the coding sequence GTGGGCTCCGGGGGACCACGAACGGTCGAGGCACGGGCAGTTGACGACTGCCCGACGCTTCCGACACGCCGCGTCCCTCCCGCCGTCGCCAGGTGCGCCACCGCCCGCGGTGGCCTCGGGCGGCGCATCGTACGCTTCGCGGGAGCCAATCCCGATACGGAGAGCAGGGGGGAACCAGGAAGTGCGGGGTTGCCGCTGTGCGCTGCGGCCTGCTGGGACCACGCGGAGACGGTGCACGCACTGCTCGCACACGGCGCGGACCCCAACCTGAGGGAGGACGACGGCACTTCCTTCACTCCCCTGATGTGGGCGGCCGCCAATGGCCATCACCGAACCGCCCGGCTCCTGCTGGAAGGGCGGGCCGATCCGGACGCGGGCCACGGCGGCCGGACCCCGCTGATGGCGGCGGCCGAGCGGGGGTCGATAGCCGTCGTGCGTGCCTTGTTGCGCCACGGCGCCGCCCCGCGGCTCACCGACGCACAGGGCCGGACGGCGTGCGATATGGCCCGTGAGTTGAGCGGCAAGGACGTCGAGGGGGAGCTGCGCCGGAAGGCGGGCGCGTCCCCGGACGCCCCGGGCGAGATCCTCCGCAGCCCCCGCCCCGAGGGCACGGAGCTGGTCCAGCTCCTGATCCGCGCACCGGGCGGAATCCATACGGCCGAGTACCAGCAGGAAACCGGGCACGCCGCGATCGTGGCACTCCTGGAGGAGAACGCGCCGGATTGA